The genomic segment ATTCTTAAGCCGGGTAATACAGTCTTTGAGAAACTTTTCAAGTAAACAACTCTGTTTGATAAGTCATGAGAAATCAATGGGTCAGACTTTGAATCCAATTCCAAATCAGCAAGGTAGTCATCTTCCACAATGTATACATCATACTTTTCGGCCAGTTTTAAGATATCCTTTTTTTGAGATTTAGTATATGAATAACCAGTTGGGTTATGAAAACGGGGCATTGTATAGAAAAACTTGATGTCATCATTACGAAAATACCTTTCAAGTGTACCCAGATCAATACCTTCCTTATCTCTTTCGATACCTAATGCTGTAACATTGTTTAATTCCAGAACCCTTTTCATACCAAAATACGTAGGTTGTTCTATCAGAACGTTCTTTTTACCGTTGGGAAAGGGCATACAGGCTAATATGAATAAAGCTTGCTGTACTCCTGATGTAATGAAAATATTATCAGTATCAGCAAATACCTGGTAGCCGGCTAGGTGTTTTTGCAAAGCTTTTCTTAAAGCAAAAAAACCTTTTATATCTGAATATTCATATAGGCTATCCTTATGTATTTTTATTGCATGAGTTATACACTGGCCAAAATCCAGATTTGAAATTATAGTCGGATTGGGATAGACAGAAGAGAAGTCTATTGTATTATCGTCTTCAGGCTTTTGCACAATGCTTTCTCCAGGACAAACTGAAGAAAAATCAGAGATGCTTTTTTCTTTATTATTTATATTATCCTTTTCAACAACATAATAGCCACTTTGAGGTATTGAAAAAATCACATTTTCTCTTTTTAGCTCCTCAAAAGCGTGAATAACAGTGGAAGTACTACATTTGAAATGGTTGGCTATCTTTCGGACAGATGTAACTTTATCTCCGGCTTTTAGCTCCGATTCTTTTATTGACTTTTTTACGTACTCCATGATTTTGTTGTACTTGTTTTGCATAAGTCACCTTAAACTGTATTGGTACAGTTAACCTTATTATTGATTGAATTTTTGAGTGTCTATAATTATACTATGGGTGGACTGGTACAGACAATATTAATATTTATTTGATGGGAGATAATGCTTATGACTTTAAAACAGTATATTATAAAACAGCTCATTGAGATAAAACAAGTTATGGAGAGAACAATGAACGGTTTGAAGAATGAAGACCTTACTTCACATGAACCGTGCAACCACTGGCCTATAGCATGGAATATACAACACTGTTGTGGCGGAATTGATTTACTTCTGTATAAGCACATAACAGGAGGCCTTTTTTTAGAACATGATGTGGATAGAATTGCTTACCCTTTTAAGTTTGAACCAAAACCAAATGATAGCTATCCTCCTTTAACTGAACTGGAAACACGCTGGACAAGTCTGATGGATTCAACCATTAATGCAATTTTGAAGCTGGAAGACGAAGAGTTTGATGAATCTTTGATAAATAAATGTTATACAGCTATTAGTCATACAAATTTACATCTTCGTGGCATTTGGTGCATTCTAGGGGAAAGACGTGTAGATGAAAAATGGCCGATAGAAGATACTTGTATGCTTTAGATTGAATAATAAAAAGGAAGGAAGATTATGGACATGAAAATATCGACATGTACAAAAGAAGATTTTGATGAAATAATAGAAAACTTTGAACTGTATTGGGGCAATGAAAAAAATGAAAGATTGCAGAAAATCAGGACATTGCACCATCCAATGATGCTGTATGAATTAGGAGACAATGCGTATGTTGTTAAAGATGACAATAAAGTTATAGCATACTTATTTGGTATAATATCACGGAAAGAGCCGCTTGCTTATGTTCATATGATTGCTACTCACAGGGATTATAAAAGAAAAGGATATGCAAGACAACTGTATGAGCATTTTATTGAGGCAGCAAAGCAGGATGGCTGTAAGTACATTAAAGCGATTACATCCATTGGAAATGAAGAATCAAGGAGATTCCATACAGGAATCGGAATGAGGTTAATAGGTGAAACAAATACCCAAGGTATACCCGTAGTCAGTAATTATGCTGGTCCGGGA from the Clostridia bacterium genome contains:
- a CDS encoding GNAT family N-acetyltransferase, with the protein product MDMKISTCTKEDFDEIIENFELYWGNEKNERLQKIRTLHHPMMLYELGDNAYVVKDDNKVIAYLFGIISRKEPLAYVHMIATHRDYKRKGYARQLYEHFIEAAKQDGCKYIKAITSIGNEESRRFHTGIGMRLIGETNTQGIPVVSNYAGPGEDRVVIMKSIV
- a CDS encoding PLP-dependent aminotransferase family protein, whose amino-acid sequence is MQNKYNKIMEYVKKSIKESELKAGDKVTSVRKIANHFKCSTSTVIHAFEELKRENVIFSIPQSGYYVVEKDNINNKEKSISDFSSVCPGESIVQKPEDDNTIDFSSVYPNPTIISNLDFGQCITHAIKIHKDSLYEYSDIKGFFALRKALQKHLAGYQVFADTDNIFITSGVQQALFILACMPFPNGKKNVLIEQPTYFGMKRVLELNNVTALGIERDKEGIDLGTLERYFRNDDIKFFYTMPRFHNPTGYSYTKSQKKDILKLAEKYDVYIVEDDYLADLELDSKSDPLISHDLSNRVVYLKSFSKTVLPGLRIGLAVMPKVLYNVFKEYKACCDITTNVLSQGALEVFIKSGMYDTHIKQIRKHFLKQMDTLRKACNLYLPTECKASIPRTGVFTCIELPPSTNARLFSMKLHSESIYLTDIEDLFLQDYRKSNIVRLSLYRVNNEKILKGIRTISCVIKDSIGRIPSRTKYDGSILF
- a CDS encoding DinB family protein, which encodes MTLKQYIIKQLIEIKQVMERTMNGLKNEDLTSHEPCNHWPIAWNIQHCCGGIDLLLYKHITGGLFLEHDVDRIAYPFKFEPKPNDSYPPLTELETRWTSLMDSTINAILKLEDEEFDESLINKCYTAISHTNLHLRGIWCILGERRVDEKWPIEDTCML